One segment of Longimicrobium sp. DNA contains the following:
- a CDS encoding response regulator, translating to MKILVADDDPLIVQILRAGLRAQGWDVVVAADAMQVSMFAMNAAPDAILLDINMPGGTGVTALKRLKQSVKTAHIPVVVLSGTTDPQIPDTVREMGAQTFLPKPVDLDEVVRVLNGLLGTG from the coding sequence ATGAAGATTCTGGTTGCGGACGACGATCCGCTGATCGTACAGATCCTCCGCGCGGGGCTGCGTGCCCAGGGGTGGGACGTGGTCGTGGCCGCGGACGCCATGCAGGTGTCGATGTTCGCCATGAACGCCGCTCCCGACGCGATCCTGCTGGACATCAACATGCCCGGCGGCACGGGTGTCACGGCCCTCAAGCGCCTCAAGCAGTCGGTGAAGACGGCACACATCCCCGTCGTCGTGCTGAGCGGCACCACCGATCCACAGATCCCCGACACCGTGCGCGAAATGGGCGCCCAGACCTTTCTGCCGAAGCCGGTGGACCTGGACGAGGTGGTGCGGGTGCTGAACGGGCTGCTGGGCACGGGCTGA
- a CDS encoding TraR/DksA C4-type zinc finger protein: MTAVQSPLRPEQVDTIRTELLRTLTKLERSLKISGESARPRDLEQDTVGRLSRIDALQTQGLTKTLAERERAQLSHVVDALRRIEEGTYGACNACGGPIPFERLLVFPETRACTTCARAA, from the coding sequence ATGACCGCAGTGCAGAGCCCGCTCCGCCCGGAGCAGGTGGATACGATCCGTACGGAGCTCCTCCGCACGCTCACCAAGCTGGAGCGGAGCCTCAAGATCAGCGGCGAGAGCGCGCGCCCGCGCGACCTGGAGCAGGACACGGTGGGGCGCCTGTCGCGCATCGACGCGCTGCAGACGCAGGGGCTCACCAAGACGCTGGCCGAGCGCGAGCGCGCGCAGCTCTCGCACGTGGTGGACGCGCTGCGCCGCATCGAGGAAGGCACCTACGGCGCGTGCAACGCGTGCGGTGGGCCCATCCCCTTCGAGCGCCTGCTGGTGTTCCCCGAGACGCGCGCCTGCACCACCTGCGCGCGCGCGGCCTGA
- a CDS encoding PAS domain S-box protein encodes MPDPEQAAGGDEAFDRFARLAARLLRAPAGMVTVIDGARQIFRGCAGDGPHPAGRHSPLSHSFCRYVVETGEPLVVADARQHPVLRHNPAVAEYGVVAYAGVPLTGADGETLGSLCVTAPGPREWTGDEVAMLRDLAVAVSSEFDARSDRAERLRTEESLRASESQLRALFDEAAVGMAIVDLHGRLVRTNRALQSMLGYSAEELHEMLFSQITHPEDVAADWELFGDLVAGECTHYQVEKRYFRSDGAILWTHLNVSLVRDAAGAPCFTVGIMEDTTERRRAEEALRQSQYDLQQAQKMETVGRLAGGVAHDFNNLLTVIKGNAQLLLIDLPEGSPMREDLEEIETVSGRAAELTQQLLAFSRRQVLQMRVVDLNDTVARADRLLRRLLGEDIDFRTSADPGLGAVRADPGQMEQVLMNLALNARDAMPGGGKLTVETRNVWLDEDYARRHPSVKPGAYVMVAVSDSGQGMDAETRARAFDPFFTTKEPGRGTGLGLATVYGIVHQSGGHVWVYSEVGRGTSFKVYLPRVDGVPAPQGPARGGELRGGTETILLVEDEESVRRLGHRVLTRAGYTVLAAAAGAEALTVAEAHPGPIHLLVTDVVMPGMSGREVAERMASLRPEAGVLFTSGYTDDAIVHHGVLDDGMAFLQKPFDPSTLLHAVRRVLDGSALVR; translated from the coding sequence ATGCCGGATCCAGAGCAGGCGGCCGGCGGTGACGAGGCGTTCGACCGCTTCGCCCGGCTGGCCGCGCGGCTCCTTCGCGCGCCCGCGGGGATGGTGACGGTGATCGACGGCGCGCGGCAGATCTTCAGGGGGTGCGCCGGCGATGGGCCGCACCCCGCCGGCCGCCACTCGCCGCTGTCGCACTCCTTCTGCCGGTACGTGGTGGAGACCGGCGAGCCGCTGGTCGTGGCCGACGCGCGCCAGCATCCCGTGCTGAGGCACAACCCCGCGGTGGCCGAGTACGGCGTGGTGGCCTACGCCGGAGTCCCCCTCACCGGCGCGGATGGGGAGACGCTGGGCTCGCTCTGCGTGACCGCTCCAGGGCCGCGCGAGTGGACCGGCGACGAAGTGGCGATGCTGCGCGACCTGGCCGTGGCGGTCTCCAGCGAGTTCGACGCGCGGAGCGACCGGGCGGAGCGCCTGCGCACCGAGGAGTCGCTGCGCGCCAGCGAATCGCAGCTCCGCGCCCTCTTCGACGAGGCGGCGGTGGGGATGGCCATCGTGGACCTGCACGGCCGCCTGGTGCGCACCAACCGCGCCCTCCAGTCGATGCTGGGCTACTCCGCCGAAGAGCTCCACGAGATGCTCTTCAGCCAGATCACCCACCCGGAGGACGTGGCGGCGGACTGGGAGCTGTTCGGCGACCTGGTGGCGGGCGAGTGCACGCACTACCAGGTGGAGAAGCGCTACTTCCGCAGCGACGGCGCCATCCTGTGGACCCACCTGAACGTGTCGCTGGTGCGGGACGCGGCGGGCGCCCCCTGCTTCACCGTCGGGATCATGGAGGACACCACCGAGCGCAGGCGGGCCGAGGAAGCGCTTCGCCAGAGCCAGTACGACCTGCAGCAGGCGCAGAAGATGGAGACGGTGGGGCGGCTTGCGGGGGGCGTGGCGCACGACTTCAACAACCTGCTCACCGTCATCAAGGGAAACGCGCAGCTCCTCCTCATCGACCTCCCGGAGGGGAGCCCGATGCGGGAGGACCTGGAGGAGATCGAGACGGTGAGCGGGCGCGCCGCCGAGCTGACACAGCAGCTCCTCGCCTTCAGCCGCCGCCAGGTGCTGCAGATGCGCGTGGTGGACCTGAACGACACCGTAGCGCGCGCCGACCGGCTCCTGCGCCGCCTGCTGGGCGAGGACATCGACTTCCGCACCAGCGCCGACCCCGGGCTGGGCGCCGTGCGCGCGGACCCCGGGCAGATGGAGCAGGTGCTGATGAACCTGGCCCTGAACGCCCGCGACGCCATGCCCGGTGGCGGCAAGCTGACGGTGGAGACGCGCAACGTCTGGCTGGACGAGGACTACGCCCGCCGCCACCCCTCGGTGAAGCCGGGGGCGTACGTGATGGTGGCGGTGAGCGACTCCGGGCAGGGGATGGACGCCGAGACGCGGGCGCGCGCCTTCGACCCGTTCTTCACCACCAAGGAGCCGGGGCGGGGAACGGGGCTGGGGCTGGCGACCGTGTACGGGATCGTGCACCAGAGCGGCGGGCACGTGTGGGTGTACAGCGAGGTGGGGCGGGGAACCAGCTTCAAGGTCTACCTTCCCCGCGTGGACGGCGTGCCCGCGCCGCAGGGCCCCGCCCGCGGCGGCGAACTTCGCGGCGGCACCGAGACGATCCTGCTGGTGGAGGACGAGGAGAGCGTGCGCCGCCTGGGCCATCGCGTACTCACCCGCGCCGGCTACACCGTGCTCGCCGCCGCCGCCGGCGCCGAGGCGCTCACCGTGGCGGAGGCGCACCCCGGCCCCATCCACCTGCTGGTGACCGACGTGGTGATGCCGGGGATGAGCGGCCGCGAAGTCGCCGAGCGCATGGCGTCGCTGCGTCCTGAAGCCGGCGTCCTCTTCACCTCCGGCTACACCGACGACGCCATCGTCCACCACGGCGTGCTCGACGACGGCATGGCCTTCCTCCAGAAGCCGTTCGACCCGTCGACGCTGCTGCACGCCGTGCGGCGGGTGCTGGATGGAAGTGCGTTAGTGCGTTAG
- a CDS encoding XdhC family protein produces MTEDLAVFEAAEEAARAGRAVVLATIVHCRGSVPRGAGSKMLVDPQRGLTGTVGGGCGEAQVIEAAAEVLESGAPRLLRIDLTEDLFSWSPAVCGGVFDVFIERVAPARLDPAGAP; encoded by the coding sequence ATGACCGAAGACCTGGCGGTGTTCGAAGCGGCGGAAGAGGCGGCGCGCGCGGGGCGGGCGGTGGTGCTGGCGACCATCGTCCACTGCCGCGGCTCCGTGCCGCGCGGCGCGGGAAGCAAGATGCTCGTGGACCCCCAGCGCGGCCTTACCGGCACCGTGGGCGGCGGGTGCGGCGAGGCCCAGGTGATCGAGGCCGCCGCCGAGGTGCTGGAGTCCGGCGCCCCGCGGCTCCTGCGCATCGACCTCACCGAGGACCTCTTCTCGTGGAGCCCCGCGGTGTGCGGCGGCGTGTTCGACGTCTTCATCGAGCGGGTGGCCCCCGCGCGGCTGGACCCGGCGGGCGCACCTTGA
- a CDS encoding Hpt domain-containing protein yields the protein MTEDPFRVESPGDPAALERLHRWGGDALRTQIVEMFLARAPAQIAAALAAAQRGDAEEVRKVAHTLKSSAGQLGAVTVQRLCQDAEHRAESGESSSLVPLVHTLANELERFRAWLYDAEGGGM from the coding sequence ATGACTGAAGACCCATTCCGCGTGGAATCGCCGGGAGACCCCGCCGCGCTGGAGCGGCTCCACCGCTGGGGCGGCGACGCGCTCCGCACGCAGATCGTGGAGATGTTCCTGGCCCGCGCCCCCGCCCAGATCGCCGCCGCCCTCGCCGCCGCCCAGCGCGGCGACGCGGAGGAGGTGCGCAAGGTCGCCCACACCCTCAAGTCCAGCGCCGGCCAGCTCGGCGCCGTTACCGTGCAGCGCCTCTGCCAGGACGCCGAGCACCGCGCCGAATCCGGCGAGAGCTCGTCGCTCGTCCCCCTGGTGCACACCCTGGCGAACGAGCTGGAGCGGTTCCGCGCGTGGCTGTACGATGCGGAGGGAGGTGGGATGTGA
- a CDS encoding nucleotidyltransferase family protein: MIAGIVLAAGRSRRMGEPKPFLLLGGATFLERAVHALRDGGCDPVWVVAAAGDERVAEAASALGARVVLNPDADSEQLDSLRVALRALPVEAEAAAVLPVDIPEADAVRAVVDAFRATRAPVVVPAREGKHGHPVLFARASWPELLDADLPDGARTVVHAHAHDRVEVPVAALPHDVDTPDDLRRLRERTGA, translated from the coding sequence ATGATCGCCGGGATCGTGCTCGCCGCGGGCCGCTCGCGGCGCATGGGGGAGCCCAAGCCCTTCCTCCTCCTGGGCGGGGCAACCTTTCTGGAGCGCGCCGTCCACGCCCTGCGCGACGGCGGCTGCGATCCAGTGTGGGTGGTCGCCGCGGCCGGCGACGAGCGGGTGGCCGAGGCCGCGTCCGCGCTGGGCGCTCGCGTCGTGCTCAACCCGGACGCGGATTCGGAGCAGCTCGACTCGCTTCGCGTCGCCCTGCGCGCGCTCCCGGTTGAGGCCGAGGCGGCGGCGGTGCTCCCGGTGGACATCCCCGAGGCGGATGCCGTGCGCGCGGTGGTGGATGCGTTCCGCGCCACCCGCGCGCCCGTGGTCGTCCCCGCGCGGGAGGGGAAGCACGGCCACCCGGTGCTGTTCGCGCGCGCCTCGTGGCCCGAGCTGCTCGATGCGGATCTGCCGGACGGCGCCCGCACCGTCGTCCACGCCCACGCGCACGACCGGGTCGAGGTTCCCGTTGCCGCGCTCCCGCACGACGTGGACACGCCGGACGACCTGCGCCGCCTGCGCGAGCGGACGGGCGCGTGA
- a CDS encoding response regulator: protein MKNIALVEDNPDNRMLVQALLDGEYCVTEYPDGPEALDGIRREQPDLVLLDISLPGLDGVEVLRILRTDEALRGLPVIALTAHAMSGDRDRFLDAGFDDYVTKPIIDEELLLGAIKRHVA from the coding sequence ATGAAGAACATCGCCCTGGTCGAAGACAATCCGGACAACCGCATGCTCGTGCAGGCGCTCCTCGACGGGGAGTACTGCGTGACCGAGTACCCGGACGGTCCCGAGGCGCTGGACGGGATCCGGCGCGAGCAGCCGGACCTGGTGCTCCTCGACATCTCCCTTCCCGGGCTGGATGGCGTGGAGGTGCTCCGCATCCTGCGCACGGACGAGGCGCTGCGTGGGCTTCCCGTCATCGCATTGACGGCGCACGCCATGAGCGGCGACCGCGACCGCTTCCTGGACGCCGGCTTCGACGACTACGTCACCAAGCCCATCATCGACGAGGAGCTCCTGCTGGGAGCGATCAAGCGCCATGTCGCATGA
- a CDS encoding XdhC family protein — protein MSGRLEVADALHHARQAVAAGPPAVSVVVLESSDGGPAAGERMVVWAAEHAGTLGSAALDAAAVEAARSRIPPSAPAGTQVLEAEGLRCTVYLEPHRPRPELVIVGAGHIARPLCRVGALLGFRVVVLDDRPEFATRERFPEAAEVLRADFADPFRGVPIHAGTHLVLVTRGHKYDFEALRGLLLGPEAPAYVGMVGSRRRVRAALEQLIREGIPHERLAAVHAPIGLDVHAETPEEIAISIAAEMILVRRGGTGVPLRDRERVAERWVGKGGAGG, from the coding sequence GTGAGCGGAAGGCTGGAGGTGGCCGACGCGCTCCACCACGCGCGCCAGGCCGTGGCGGCGGGCCCGCCCGCGGTGAGCGTGGTGGTGCTGGAGTCGTCCGATGGTGGCCCCGCCGCGGGGGAGCGGATGGTGGTGTGGGCCGCCGAGCACGCCGGCACCCTGGGCTCCGCCGCGCTGGACGCCGCCGCCGTCGAGGCCGCGCGCTCGCGCATCCCCCCTTCTGCGCCCGCGGGGACGCAGGTGCTGGAGGCGGAAGGCCTGCGCTGCACCGTCTACCTGGAGCCGCACCGCCCGCGTCCGGAGCTGGTGATCGTGGGCGCGGGGCACATCGCGCGGCCGCTGTGCAGGGTGGGTGCGCTGCTGGGCTTTCGCGTGGTGGTGCTGGACGACCGGCCCGAGTTCGCCACCCGCGAGCGCTTTCCCGAGGCCGCCGAGGTGCTGCGCGCCGACTTCGCGGACCCGTTCCGCGGCGTGCCCATCCATGCCGGCACGCACCTGGTGCTGGTGACGCGCGGCCACAAGTACGACTTCGAGGCGCTGCGCGGTCTCCTGCTGGGCCCCGAGGCGCCGGCCTACGTCGGGATGGTGGGAAGCCGCCGCCGGGTGCGCGCCGCGCTGGAGCAGCTCATCCGCGAGGGGATTCCGCACGAGCGCCTCGCCGCCGTCCACGCCCCCATCGGCCTCGACGTCCACGCCGAGACCCCCGAGGAGATCGCCATCTCCATCGCCGCCGAGATGATCCTCGTGCGCCGCGGGGGGACGGGGGTGCCGCTTCGGGACCGGGAGCGGGTGGCGGAGCGGTGGGTGGGGAAGGGAGGGGCCGGCGGTTGA
- a CDS encoding PAS domain S-box protein translates to MNAVLDPARLAELRATGLLDSPPEEAFDRLTRLAARLLDTPVALVSLVDAERQFFKSQVGLAAPLCDTRESPVSTSYCRHTVAAGETLAIEDARVHPLTASYYESIAYLGAPLRTQDGHVLGTLCVVDQRPRAWTAEHAETLEALAASVAAEIRLRRDLQERRAAEQALSRRNELLELLRGVADDANQAASVEEAVAACLERVCTYTGWPVGHACFVDVAGGLVSGRIWHLDEAERYASFREASEAARFAPGEGLPGRALATGEPAWGVDVASDPGFMRASAAAECGLHGAFAFPVQARGKVAAVLEFFTESNREPDAAVLDVMRHVGTQMGRVAERAHAQEGLRQSEERTRRIVESAHDAFVAMDAEGRVTDWNACAELTFGWTREEAKGRCVSELIVPPEHREAHRRGMAHLFQTGEGPILNRRVEVPAIHRDGSTFPVEMTVTPIRVGGSQIFTAFLHDISERRRGQEELRRKEEYFRALIEKASDLITILDIQGMFRYESPAVYELFGYEGEELRGRNAFELIHPEDVGAVLAVFGEILSQPGTSHEVPFRFLHKDGSWRWLGARGTNLLEHPAVGGVVVNSRDITASRAAKEALGESQRMLATLMRNLPGMAYRRRNEGAGWPMEFVSGGATALTGYTPAELVPGGTVSYASLVHPGDAEYVRRQVEAALAEGRPFELEYRILTASGEVRWVWEQGLGVRSATEELVALEGFIADVTERKQAEAELVRAKESAEAANRAKSEFLSQMSHELRTPLNSVIGFTNVLRKNKRGALGDQELGFLDRIASNGVHLLGLINDILDLSKVEAGKVEVDLAPVALDETVKCIMTELQGAVRDRPIELRAMVPTSLATLQADPVKLKQVLINLVGNALKFTERGSVTLAVTTDAAGRAVRIDVADTGVGIPHDRLTAIFQPFEQAEVGTARRFGGTGLGLAISASLCELMGYRLQVRSEVGVGSVFSVILAPHAPQPELAPSLVAPAVAVAHAAPAEPVEASFLDEAAADFGGRLVLVIDDEADSRILLAHHTEEMGCRTVTAASGEEGLRLARELRPDLITLDLLMPGMNGWNTLRELQADAELRHIPVVVVSVLAGESRRDLDGAAELVDKPVGRGPLLAALRRALARGVQRALVVDGDPAARTAAADLLRADGVEVRMAAHPRAAMRMLDTFSPDLVLLDTPVSVPDGRELIRALHDRSRRGGVAPPVVVAAMHRRDPEPVLAGAGLEAGMAPAG, encoded by the coding sequence ATGAACGCGGTACTCGACCCCGCGCGCCTCGCCGAGTTGCGCGCCACCGGGCTGCTGGACTCCCCGCCCGAGGAAGCCTTCGACCGCCTCACCCGCCTGGCCGCGCGCCTGCTGGACACGCCCGTCGCGCTGGTGTCGCTCGTTGACGCGGAGCGGCAGTTCTTCAAGAGTCAGGTGGGGCTGGCCGCCCCTCTCTGCGACACCCGCGAGTCGCCCGTCAGCACCTCGTACTGCCGGCACACCGTGGCGGCGGGGGAGACGCTGGCCATCGAGGACGCGCGCGTGCACCCGCTGACGGCGTCGTACTACGAGTCGATCGCGTACCTGGGCGCCCCGCTGCGCACCCAGGACGGGCACGTGCTGGGCACGCTGTGCGTGGTGGACCAGCGCCCCCGCGCCTGGACCGCCGAGCATGCGGAGACGCTGGAGGCGCTGGCCGCCTCCGTGGCCGCCGAGATCCGGCTGCGGCGCGACCTGCAGGAGAGGCGCGCCGCCGAGCAGGCCCTCAGCCGCCGCAACGAGCTGCTGGAGCTGCTGCGCGGCGTGGCCGACGACGCCAACCAGGCCGCCAGCGTGGAGGAGGCGGTCGCGGCGTGCCTGGAGCGGGTCTGCACGTACACGGGGTGGCCGGTGGGGCACGCATGCTTCGTGGACGTCGCGGGCGGGCTGGTGTCGGGGCGCATCTGGCACCTGGACGAGGCGGAGCGCTACGCGTCGTTCCGCGAAGCGTCCGAGGCGGCGCGCTTCGCACCGGGCGAGGGGCTGCCGGGGCGCGCGCTGGCCACAGGCGAGCCGGCGTGGGGGGTGGACGTGGCCAGCGACCCCGGCTTCATGCGGGCCAGCGCCGCCGCGGAGTGCGGACTGCACGGCGCATTCGCCTTTCCCGTGCAGGCGCGCGGCAAGGTGGCGGCCGTGCTGGAGTTCTTTACGGAAAGCAACCGCGAGCCGGACGCCGCGGTGCTGGACGTGATGCGCCACGTGGGGACGCAGATGGGCCGCGTGGCCGAGCGCGCGCACGCACAGGAAGGGCTGCGCCAGAGCGAGGAGCGCACCCGCCGCATCGTGGAGTCCGCGCACGACGCCTTCGTGGCGATGGACGCGGAGGGGCGCGTGACGGACTGGAACGCCTGCGCAGAGCTCACCTTCGGGTGGACGCGCGAGGAGGCGAAGGGCCGCTGCGTGTCCGAGCTGATCGTCCCCCCGGAGCACCGCGAGGCACACCGGCGCGGAATGGCGCACCTCTTCCAGACGGGCGAGGGGCCGATCCTCAACCGCCGCGTGGAGGTGCCGGCCATCCACCGCGACGGCAGCACCTTTCCCGTGGAGATGACGGTGACGCCCATCCGCGTGGGCGGGTCGCAGATCTTCACCGCGTTCCTTCACGACATCAGCGAGCGCCGGCGCGGCCAGGAAGAGCTGCGCCGCAAGGAGGAGTACTTCCGCGCGCTGATCGAGAAGGCTTCCGACCTCATCACCATCCTCGACATCCAGGGGATGTTCCGATACGAGAGCCCGGCCGTGTACGAGCTCTTCGGCTACGAGGGCGAGGAGCTGCGGGGCCGCAACGCCTTCGAGCTGATCCACCCCGAAGACGTGGGCGCGGTGCTCGCCGTCTTCGGAGAGATCCTCAGCCAGCCGGGCACGAGCCACGAGGTCCCCTTCCGCTTCCTGCACAAGGACGGCTCGTGGCGGTGGCTGGGCGCCCGCGGCACCAACCTGCTGGAGCACCCGGCGGTCGGCGGCGTGGTGGTCAACTCGCGCGACATCACCGCCAGCCGCGCCGCCAAGGAAGCGCTCGGCGAGAGCCAGCGCATGCTCGCCACGCTCATGCGCAACCTTCCCGGGATGGCCTACCGCCGCCGGAACGAGGGCGCGGGGTGGCCGATGGAGTTCGTGAGCGGCGGCGCCACCGCCCTCACCGGCTACACCCCGGCCGAGCTGGTGCCGGGCGGGACGGTCTCCTACGCATCGCTGGTGCACCCGGGCGACGCGGAGTACGTGCGCCGCCAGGTGGAGGCCGCGCTGGCCGAGGGGCGCCCCTTCGAGCTGGAGTACCGCATCCTCACCGCATCGGGCGAGGTGCGCTGGGTGTGGGAGCAGGGGCTGGGCGTGCGCTCGGCCACCGAGGAGCTGGTCGCGCTGGAGGGCTTCATCGCAGACGTCACCGAGCGCAAGCAGGCGGAGGCGGAGCTGGTGCGCGCCAAGGAGAGCGCCGAGGCCGCCAACCGCGCCAAGAGCGAGTTCCTCTCGCAGATGAGCCACGAGCTGCGCACGCCGCTCAACTCCGTGATCGGCTTCACCAACGTGCTGCGCAAGAACAAGCGAGGCGCGCTGGGCGACCAGGAGCTCGGCTTCCTGGACCGCATCGCCAGCAACGGCGTGCACCTGCTGGGGCTGATCAACGACATCCTGGACCTTTCCAAGGTGGAGGCCGGCAAGGTGGAGGTGGACCTGGCCCCGGTGGCGCTGGACGAGACGGTGAAGTGCATCATGACCGAGCTGCAGGGCGCGGTGCGCGACCGTCCCATCGAGCTGCGCGCCATGGTGCCCACGAGTCTCGCCACGCTGCAGGCGGACCCGGTGAAGCTCAAGCAGGTGCTGATCAACCTGGTGGGGAACGCGCTCAAGTTCACCGAGCGCGGCAGCGTGACGCTGGCGGTCACGACGGACGCGGCGGGGCGCGCGGTGCGCATCGACGTGGCGGACACGGGCGTCGGCATTCCGCACGACCGGCTGACGGCGATCTTCCAGCCCTTCGAGCAGGCCGAGGTGGGGACGGCGCGCAGGTTCGGGGGCACAGGGCTGGGGCTTGCCATCTCCGCTTCGCTCTGCGAGCTGATGGGGTACCGGCTCCAGGTGAGGAGTGAGGTGGGGGTGGGCTCGGTGTTCAGCGTGATCCTGGCGCCGCACGCGCCGCAGCCCGAGCTGGCGCCGTCGCTGGTGGCCCCGGCCGTCGCGGTGGCGCACGCCGCCCCCGCTGAGCCGGTGGAGGCGTCGTTCCTGGACGAGGCCGCCGCCGACTTCGGGGGGCGGCTGGTGCTGGTGATCGACGACGAGGCCGACTCGCGCATCCTCCTCGCCCATCACACGGAGGAGATGGGGTGCCGCACCGTCACCGCGGCGTCGGGCGAGGAGGGGCTGCGGCTGGCCCGCGAGCTTCGCCCCGACCTCATCACGCTGGACCTGCTGATGCCGGGGATGAACGGCTGGAACACGCTGCGCGAGCTGCAGGCCGATGCGGAGCTGCGCCACATCCCCGTGGTGGTGGTGAGCGTGCTGGCGGGCGAGAGCCGCCGCGACCTGGACGGCGCCGCGGAGCTGGTGGACAAGCCGGTGGGCCGCGGTCCGCTCCTCGCCGCGCTACGCCGGGCGCTCGCCCGTGGCGTGCAGCGGGCGCTGGTGGTGGATGGAGACCCCGCCGCCCGCACCGCCGCCGCCGACCTGCTGCGCGCCGATGGCGTCGAGGTGCGGATGGCCGCCCACCCCCGCGCCGCCATGCGCATGCTGGACACCTTCTCGCCGGACCTCGTCCTCCTCGACACCCCCGTCTCGGTGCCAGACGGGCGCGAGCTGATCCGCGCCCTGCACGACCGCTCGCGCCGCGGCGGGGTGGCGCCGCCGGTGGTGGTGGCCGCCATGCACCGCCGCGACCCAGAGCCGGTGCTCGCCGGGGCGGGGTTGGAGGCCGGGATGGCCCCCGCCGGATAG